A region from the Lolium perenne isolate Kyuss_39 chromosome 4, Kyuss_2.0, whole genome shotgun sequence genome encodes:
- the LOC127293587 gene encoding uncharacterized protein yields the protein MATLQLNHIARETADVRGLAAFYEEVLGFERVPAPTYSGFQVAWLRLPGTPDVALHIIERDPATALASSPGALGAPPDQLPRRHHLAFSVADYDGFVTVLKTRGTHVFEKTQPDGRTRQVFFFDPDGNGLEVTSSSPSDK from the exons ATGGCCACGCTGCAGCTCAACCACATCGCGCGGGAGACCGCCGACGTGCGGGGCCTCGCCGCCTTCTACGAGGAGGTGCTGGGCTTCGAGCGCGTCCCGGCCCCGACCTACTCCGGCTTCCAGGTCGCATGGCTCCGCCTCCCGGGCACCCCCGACGTCGCGCTCCACATCATCGAGCGGGACCCGGCCACCGCGCTCGCCTCCTCCCCCGGCGCCCTCGGCGCCCCGCCCGACCAGCTGCCCCGGAGGCACCACCTCGCCTTCTCCGTCGCCGACTACGACGGGTTCGTCACCGTGCTGAAGACACGCGGCACCCACGTCTTCGAGAAGACGCAGCCCGACGGCCGCACCCGCCAGGTCTTCTTCTTCGACCCCGACG GTAATGGCCTAGAAGTTACAAGCTCAAGCCCAAGCGATAAGTAA
- the LOC127293586 gene encoding ferredoxin C 1, chloroplastic, whose product MAAASLLHLATSVASPRLHVGHRATGLLPRRQKHQEVRLTAASVAPPRAYKVTIEHGSESLVVEMEEDENILERALDEGLDVPHDCKLGVCMTCPARLVSGKVDQSDGMLSDDVVAQGYALLCAAYPRSDCTIRVIPEDELLQVQLATAND is encoded by the coding sequence ATGGCTGCCGCTTCACTGCTCCACCTCGCCACCTCCGTCGCCTCCCCGCGCCTCCATGTCGGACACCGCGCCACCGGCCTTCTCCCCCGCCGGCAGAAACATCAAGAGGTGCGGCTCACGGCTGCGTCGGTGGCGCCGCCGCGGGCGTACAAGGTGACGATCGAGCACGGCAGCGAGTCgctggtggtggagatggaggaggacgagaacatccTGGAGCGCGCGCTGGACGAAGGGCTGGACGTGCCGCACGACTGCAAGCTCGGGGTGTGCATGACCTGCCCGGCGCGGCTGGTCTCCGGCAAGGTGGACCAGAGCGACGGCATGCTCAGCGACGACGTCGTCGCGCAGGGCTACGCGCTGCTCTGCGCCGCCTACCCGCGCTCCGACTGCACCATCCGCGTCATCCCCGAGGACGAGCTGCTCCAGGTCCAGCTCGCCACCGCCAACGACTGA